Within Enterobacter sp. RHBSTW-00175, the genomic segment AACTGAATAAAGAAAACAGAAAAGAATACATTAATTACTTAGTTGATTCATTTAGCAACGATAATGGAAGGAATTTTTCATTTGATGAAATGGCGAATTTAATTATATGCTTGAATCAATCATTCATGACAATTTTATCAGGCCCTCCGGGAACAGGAAAAACCTCCACGGCTATTAGATTAGCTCAAAATATGGGCTTGACTAATGGTGAGAATACATACAATACTAGTAACTTTATTAATATTCCAGTCGGAAGAGCTTGGGTATCAAGCCGAGACATCTTAGGATTTTATAATTCCTTAAAAGACGTTTACCAGCCAGCCCGTACAGGTCTTTATGAGTTTTTGAAGAGTGATCATAATCCAGATTATTTGAAAATAATTCTACTTGATGAGGCCAACCTGTCTAGCGTCGAACACTATTGGTCAGACTTTCTAGGTATGTGTGATCCCGAAGGAAGAAATAGAAAAATTGATTCTGGCATTCCATCTGAAGACGAAAGATATATTACCGTGGCTGATGGTGTGCGTTTTATAGCAACTATTAACAATGATGCGTCAACTGAACGTTTATCGCCAAGGTTAATCGACCGGGTACCCGTAATAGGTTTAAATCACAACGCAGAATTTAAATCGAACGTTATAAGATCTTTAGCATTTGAAGGCGCTGTGAAAAACGAATGGTTGGAAAGTTGTTTTGATGTGAGCTTATATGAGTCTTCTTTTACGACGGAAGAGGAGAACTTACTTGATGAAATAATAGAAATATTAAAAGCTCCTCTTACCAGAACTACTTCTGTTAGAGTCAGTCAAAGAAAATATAATGCAATGAAGAGGTATTGCTATATTGCTAATGAAATCGAAGGGTTACAAGTTCAGCCTCTAGATTTTGCAATAAATCAGCACGTTTTGCCATTGATTGAGGGGTACGGTGCAGGTTTCAAAGAAAGATTGCACAATCTTGAGCAAAAGCTTGTGGAGTTTGATCTTCATATTTCTAAAGCAACACTTAGAAATATAATAAATAATGGTGATATTTATAGCGAATCTTACTCTTATTTTTAGGATTGTTGATTATGAAAATTAAGGTTTCAATTTTAGGGGGGAAGCGTCAGGGAGATGCTTTTGAACTGAAGTTAATCGATGAAAAAATCAACTCATCATTATTCATTCTTGAAGATGAAGCTATAGAAATAGCCTTTACGAGTGAAAACTATTACGAAAAGATTTCTTTGTTATTATACGAAAATGAAGTGGAACCTACTTTAATCGAACGTGTAGGCGAGCTTTGGACTTACAGATGGCTTCCCAAAAGGCTAGGGCGTTTTTCATATGAATGTTTTTTCCATAATTACTATGGAATAGCCGAATTAGTACTTGAAGCTCAATACGGTGAAAGGACTGAACTTTTTAGTTTTCAATCGATAGAAGTTCTGGCAAAAAAGTTAAATGCAGAGCGAGTTGATAAGATGCTGAACTATATAGCAAAAATCGATAGTAATGCTCTTTGTGCTTTTTTCAGAGTAACTCGGCGGAAAGCAGGTTTCAAAAATGGGGATACTCCTGCTGAAATTTTACTAGAACAAATTGAAAGCATTGTCGAAATAACGACAACCCTGATAAGAAAAATAATACAAAGACCTATTTCTAAATTAACAAGTCGGGAGAAATATGTTTATCCGAGTGACAACACAAATATTGATGATTTGACGCTGTCATGGCTATGTAGCAACACTGATGAGCTATTTGAAACAGATTCATATGAAAGTGCAATTTTGGAGTTTAACGATGAGCTTTATGGGGCGAGAAAGCTTATTGAGCACCAGGCAGTAGAAGATTCTGACGTTTATGAAAATCAAGTTTTGCATGGTTTTGTTATGACTTTAATTCAAACCACTTCTTCTCTTCTTTCAGGCTTCAAAAACCCTGATAAGTATCCAAATAGAATAAATGGAAGCCCTTTAGGGTATGTTAGTTTTTTCTCTCAAATACAAAAATTTCAGAAGAGTATTAATGGGCGAAAAATTTTAAAATGCAAATCAATATTATCAGATTTACATTCTCTTAAAAGGATAATGGCAGAGGTGATGCCTGCAAAAAAACATATAATCGGAGTGCCCACGTTTACAATGAAAGCCAAAAAGGATCCTTTATACCTTTCTGTTTTCAAAAAGATCGTTGACTGGTACCGATTTGGGAAACCTGATTGGAGTGTTCAAGAAGAGTTATTATCCATACAAAGCATTCCAAAATTGTTTGAATACTATTCTCTTTTCTATATAAGAGAGATATTAGGACAGCATATAGGCTCTAAATCCGCGCCCGAACCAGTTAATGAATCAATATCATTTGTTTTTAATCTTAGAAAAGGGGCTACTCTAAAATTACTATATGAGCCAAAATATTGGATGGCCACCCATCCCATGGCAGACCTAAGAGGTTTGGTTAACAGTGAAGGATGGACAACTTACAATGGTATGGTGACTCATCGTTCTTCCTCAGGGAGATTTTCTAATCGATCTCCCGACTTTGTAATACATATTAGCAATGGGAATGGTATTGACAAGTATCTCATTCTTGATGCGAAGTATACTTCTACTGATAAAGCCTTTTTACATTATTTACCTGAGTTAACGCTTAAATATCTTCATGGACTTCATTCTATTTCAGATGCAAATAGTTCCATCATTGGTTTGATTATTTTAAATCCTGATGAGAAACTACTCATTAGAGATTTCCATAATTCATCATTTGATATTTATTCGGATAGGCCAGCTATGCCATTTTTATTATGCGCTACCATTTCTCCTGGGGAAGAGTATATAAGTAATAATTGTTTCCAACATTCTCTTTTAAAGATGGTAACTCTTATGGAGCAACGTGTTAACACAGAAGGTCAAGGTCGCTACTTAATGAACGTTTTAAGTGCTTAGGGGGATTGTAAAGTTTTACATTAAATATCTCCTGAAGAATTCTATAGATAAAAATAGTGCGTGAATAGCGGAGAGAGTGAATGAAAGACCAATTAAGATAATTGATAGCGATTATTGTTAACGTCAGCGCAAGTTTGTGGATGTTGCTAACTTGTCATGTATACGTAGTATAAAAAAATAAGATCATCATTTTTACGCTCCCGCTCGGGGGCGTTTTTTATCTTTGAAAAAAGGGATCTGGTTTTTTCTCGAAGTGCACGCTTCCCGCTGTCAGGCTGTTTTTTTACATCTGCTGCTGCGGGAGAACACAGTGACCTGGAAAACAACAGCCGAACAAAACGCCATCATCGAGTGGAAGGGCAATCATCTCGTGGTGAATGCCTTTGCCGGTACAGGTAAAACCTCCACTTTAGTGAGTTACGCTGAAGCCAACCCGGAAAGTAAAATGCTTTACCTCGCCTATAATCGCGCTGTGCGGGATGAGGCTGAACGCAAATTCCCCTATAACGTAGAGTGTAAAACGTCGCATCAGCTTGCATGGGCCCGTTTCGGCAAACATTTCCGTGACCGGCTGACAGCCAGTCTGCGCATTACGGATGTGGCCAGAAAGCTCAATACCCGCCACTGGGCGCTGGCGCGGCTGGCGCTCAGCGGGCTGAACATGTTCCTCTGCAGTGCTGACCCCGAGCCGGGGCTGATACATCTGCCGTCTGAGGATGATCGCCACGGTCTCGATGCCGGTAAAATTCTGGGGGCAATACAAATCCTCTGGTATGAAATGAGCCGTACTGATTCAGTCTTTCCCGTCACGCACGACACCTACCTTAAACTGTTCCAGCTCTCTCATCCTGACCTGTCAAAACGCTGGGACACCATCCTCTTCGACGAGGCACAGGACGCCAATCCGGTGACCAGTGCATTTGTACTGAATCAGCCCTGCCGGGTCATTCTGGTCGGCGACCGTTACCAGCAGATATACCGGTTTCGGGGGGCAGATAATGCACTGAGAGCCCCGCAGCTGGTGCAGGCAGACCGGTTGTGGCTGACAGCGAGTTTTCGGTTTGGCCCTGAGGTCGCGCGGATGGCCAACATCCTGCTTGAACGTGCCGGAGAGGAAAAGCGCGTGACAGGTAACGGGGGGCAGGATGCTGTCGTCAGCAGCCTTCCGGCAGGGGCTGAGCATATTGCTGTACTGAGCCGGACGGTATCCGGCGTGATCGGCAGTGCCCTGACGGCGAGCCTTATGGAGAAAAATGTCTTCTGGGTCGGGGGGATTGAAGGCTACAAAACAGAGGAGCTGGAAAACCTGTACTGGTTCTCCGCCGATATGCCTGAAAAGATGCAGTCCCCGCGCCTCAGCCGGGACTACCGGGATTTTGATGAATACTGCTCAATAGCAAAAGCCACACAGGACGTGGAGATGAACCAGGCCATTCGTCTTCTCGATGACTTTTTCCCACTACCGCAAAAGCTGGCCATCATGCGCCGTCAGGTGGTAACCCATGAGAAAGACGCTCAGGTCACGGTTTCAACCGCACACCGCAGCAAAGGGCTGGAATGGCCGGTGGTAATGCTGAGTGAGGATTTTACTGACATTACCGACCCGCTTCTTTCGCAGGATGAGCGGCAGGATGAGACTAACCTGCTGTACGTGGCTGTCACCCGGGCCAGAAGAACGCTTGTGCTTAACGAACTGATGCGCTGGCTGAGTGATGAAGGCGGGAAAAACCGCGAGACGACGCACGAAACCGTACCGTCCGGAAATGGAGAGAGCGCCGACAGGCACGAAGAAACGGGAAAAACTTCTGAGAGTGAGTAACTGGTTTTTTATGGTGAAGCGCGGGGAGTGTCACAACACTGGGCAGCCCTATACCAGGAGAAAATCATGCGCGACAGAATCAGGACCCTTAGGTTTCTGTTTTCAAAAGGTGAACCGGAACCAGCACATCATGTATCCGCTGTCACACCTGCCGGCTACCACACTCCGCGTACGGTCGATACGCTGTGCTGTAGTCCGTTGAGAAAAACCTGCCTGCAACAAATATGGGAAAACAGCTCACTTCCGGCGGATGTTTATCACCGGTTTTATATAACGCCACTGCATGGCTTACTGGCCAGGGTACAGAATGTGCCGGCAACACAGCAGGGAAGGTGGTCGCAGTCAGACGGCTTCGGGGACCTTACGCTGCAGTTCACAACCTGTGCGGTCAGACTGGCCAAAGGATACATGTTTCCACCCGGAGCTGCGCCAGAAGAGCAGGCAGAGCAAAACGTGATGTGGAATGCAGTCATTTTCTGGTCTGCACTGTTCTGGCATTTGCCGCTCCTGGCGTCTCTGGAGGGTGAGCTGCTTGATGGTAAAAGCTGGCTTCCGGGAATAACCGTTCCGGACTCACCTTATCGATTTCGCTTCCGGGAAGCTGACAACTCCTCAGCTTTTGCAGCGCTGGCAGCAGGACAACTTGTGCCAGCAGAGGCGACAGGATGGCTGGCAGAAAATCCCGAAGCTCTGGGCAATCTTACCGGGGCCTTATGGAACCAGCATCCGGCGATGCCACTTATTAGAAGCTTAATGAAGCAAGCTGCTGAAAAGGTGGAATCGCCTTCGCTGGAGGTATCCGGGGCAAATGAGAAAGTTAACACCCTCATAGAGCCGGCCCTTTCAGTTACGCAAACGCCGTCTGATCAAGAGATTGAATCAGAACCGTCAGTAGAAGCAAAACTTAAAACTGCATCGCCAGAAGTTCCAGATTTGCAGGGTATTCAACTCGCATCTTCTATTGCACCGGTGCCGATGGCTGATGACAGCAATCTCGTCAGCAATGAAAAGGCAGGCGAGATTACGGAATGTGATCCAAACGAAACAGAGAAGGCTGATACAGAGATGCTGCTAAGTCTGTTCAGTGCAATTGCAGAGCCTGATATGACCGGGACTGAAGCATGTGATGAAGAGCCTTCAATCAGTACGAGAGCAGAAAGTGTGCCAGAATTTTCCCCCCTTAATGAACTAAGTCCCGAAGCTGATAAGCCTGAGATAAATCAGACAGTAGCAGAAGACTCTTTCCCTGAACGCGCTGTAGAGGATAACATCCCTTTACACAGCATTAACATTGACGCACAAAAAACAGTGATAAAAAAACAGACTGGCACTGAATTTGTCAGGTGGCTTTCTGAAGGACTTAAGAGCAAGCGAATTGATATTAATCAGCCTGATTCGAGGGCGCATGCAGTTGCAGGGTTCATCTTTCTCAGGGTTCCGGACATATTTTATCTTTACATCAGAGAAAGCGGAGCAGAGCTAAGCAGGGATTCCATACAAATTGAATTTGAGAAGCTGCATATTCACAGGGTGCGCAGGGGAGAGCGTTTTATTAAAGCAAAACTGTACCACTCGCCTGGCAAAGAAGGCACGTTTAAACCTGTAAGTGGATATCTTGTCAAGACTACACACCTTTTCAGAGGGGCGTCTTCCCCTGAAGACAGCGGACTTCTGTCTTTCCTGTGAAGGAGGGGCAGTCCATGAGGGCCCTTAAGGGCAGCTTGATTTAGAAAAAGGAAATGCTGTATGTCTGACAAAAACCATTATACGACATGGGAAGAATTGCTTGAGGAGTACTTCTTCGCCCGAAACCTGCGAGCTGCAACAGAATGGAGCTACGCAAAGGTTGTAAAGGGATTCCTGAAATTTACGGGGGCAGACATAACCCCATCAATGGTTACACATCATGAAGTACTCAGATGGCGGCGACATGTACTCAGAGAAAAGCAACAATCGGCGCAGACCTGGAACAATAAAATTGCACATCTCAGGGCCCTCTATAACTATGCTATGGAAAGTGGTTTATTGCCTGCGGGCAAAAACCCTTTTAACAATTGCACTGTACAGCGGGACAGAAAGAAAAAGCGGACTTTAAACCGCTCTCAGCTAACCCGCCTTTATCTGATAATGCAGCAGGCTGAAATTGAATCCAACCGGAAAATTTTCGCACGTGGCGGTCGGAGTGCGCTTTACCCGGCCTGGTTCTGGATAACCGTCCTGGATACGCTCAGATATACGGGAATGAGGCAAAATCAACTGCTGCATATTCAGCTCAGGGACGTCAATCTGACAGAAGGTTATATAGATCTGCGCCTTGAGGGGAGTAAAACGCACAGGGAATGGCGCGTTCCCGTTGTTAAGCAGCTGCGTTTGCGGCTACAGCTTCTTCTTACACGGGCAACGGAGGCTGGAGCCGGGCCAAAAGATAACCTCTTCGATGTCAGTTTTTACATTGCCGGGAAAAAGGCAAAATTTGATAGGAATGATGTGACAGTGATGCATCAAAAGATCCGCTCCTTTTTTCGCCGTCTGTCAAAGGAATGTGGTTTTGCCGTTTCGCCGCACCGTTTCAGACATACCCTGGCTACAGAACTGATGAAAGCACCGGAAAGGAATCTTCAGTTGGTTAAAGATTTACTGGGTCATCGTAGCGTAAGCACAACAATGGAATATGTGGAACTCAATATGGACATTGTGGGAAAAACACTGGAAGAAGAATTGTCGCTGCACACAGATCTCTGTGTAGAAAGGGAATTACAACTATTGACACAAAACTGATTGACTGGGATTATTGCCAGTGATCGAGAACAGGGAGCCTGCGGACACAGGCTCCCTGACTTGAGGGACTGATTCAGAAACGTTAACCAGTGCAGATACGCCTACACCGGAGGACATTCCGTAATGACCGGCCCCTGTATTAACCGCCCGTTAAGGTTCTCATCTCTTAACCAGCGTGCTTTGATGCAAAATTAGTGGTGCCCGGACTCGGAATCGAACCAAGGACACGGGGATTTTCAATCCCCTGCTCTACCGACTGAGCTATCCGGGCAACGGGGCGCATTAAACCGCAATCACGCACGGTCGTCAACACTATTTCGGGAAAAGCTGTTCAACTGCTTAACTTTGCGGCAGTCTGTCGGTTTGCGCGGCGAAATTGCACAAATCTTCCAGACAGGTTTGGCGCAGTGTGACAATGCTGATGAGAAGAGGAGGGCAGTATGGCGAACGACTGGCTTGAGCTGCGTCAGCATTCAGACACGGGCATTGAAACGATTAAAGCGCACTTTGAAGGTCATGCGTTTGATCCGCACTGGCACGATAGCTACCTGGTTGGAATTACCCTTGCCGGTACTCAGCAGTTTCACTGCCGACGAGAGCGCCATCGTAGCCGTCCCGGCGATGCATTTTTACTGGAGCCTGGTGAGATCCACGACGGGGATGCGCCGATAGAAGGCGGGTTTACCTATCTGACGTTTTATCTGGACGAACAGTGGCTGACGAACACGCTGCATGGGCTGTATGACACCGTACCTGGCAGCTATTCGCTGCACTTTGCTCAAACGCTGACGCGAGAGCCGCAGCTGGTGCGTTCGATTGGCGAGACGTTTACCGCGCTTCACAGCGATGAGATGAAAATTGTTCAACAGAGCACGATGGACGGTTTGCTGGCGCAAATTACCTCACACTGCCACTGGCGTAAAAGATTGCCCTCGCAGCTACAGAGCGCGGCGGTGGCCCATCGTGCACGCGACTACCTGTACGCCCATATTGGCGATAACATCGGGCTGTCCGACCTTGCGCGTGAAACCGGGACGGACAGGTTTACCCTGACGCGCTGTTTTAAACGCGAATTTCACCTTGCCCCGCACGCCTGGCTTATCCAGCTGCGGCTGGCAAAAGCACGACAGTGTCTGGCGCGCGGAGAACAGCCAGTCGACGTTGCCGCAGCTCTGGGTTTCGCGGACCAAAGCCACCTGGGGCGCTGGTTCCAGCGGGCATACCGTATTTCGCCAGCCCATTACCGTCGGTTGTGCACAAATCTTCCAGACGTTTCCAGAAAATAGCGTCACATTCATGGCTCTTATAATAAGGAGCCACCTGTGAGTCTGATCCCCTTCCTGCTGTTTGCTTTTGTTGCCTCGATAACGCCGGGGCCAACCAATATTCTGGTGCTGACCAACAGCCAGCATTTTGGTGTGAAAAATACTGTGCCTGCCATTCTGGGCGGCTGTATTGCCGCGAGTGCCATTGTGTTGATTTCAGGGGCGGGCGCAGGGGAAGTGTTGCGTCAGTATCCGTTGATCCGTCAGGTAATGAGCTGGGCGGGTGTGCTGTGGTTAAGCTGGATGAGCTGGCAGTTGTTTAGCGCGCCCGCGGCGAATCTGTCGTCGAAAAGCCCTAACCGCTTTACCGCCCAGGCAGCGGCGCTGTTGCAGGTTGTTAACCCGAAAACCTGGATGATGGCGCTGGCGGTTGTCAGCCTGTTTTCCCCGGCAAGCGATAATGCACTGCGGGATATTGCTCTGATGGCGCTGTGGTTTTTGATTATCTCGATTGCGTGTCTGTTGTGCTGGGCATGGCTTGGCAAGGCGGTGAACAGAATTTTTCGCACCACCGTGGCGATGGTGCGTTTTCAGCGGCTGATGGCGGTGTGCCTGTTTGTTTCCGCCTGGGCCGGGATACTGGCTTAGGTTAACGCACCACCTGAGCGGCACTGGGCAAAACGCAGAATATCTTCTGCAAGACGGTGCGCCGTATCCACGTCGACCTGGCTACGGTTCACCAGCATTCGGCTCAGACACCCTTCGAGTACCAGCTCCATCTGCCTGGCGACCATGGCAGGATCGTCCACTTCAAGCGTGGTGAGCAGCTCGTGGGTAAAGTCATGCGCCGCCCGTTTTTGCTGATTGGCCAACTGGTGAATCGGATGCTCAGGGTCGGGATAGAACGTACAGGCAGCGATAAACAGGCAGCCAGGGTAACGGTTGTTGCTCACGCATTCGGTCAGTGCGGTATAGCGCGCCAGCAATTTTTGTTCGGCCGTCAGCTCTTCATTTAACATGAGCTGCCGACGCCAGATATCGACCTGCTGGCTCAGATAGCGCAGGGCGTCATAATGCAGCGCCTCTTTGTCGGGCCAGAAACGCTTAAGTTCATCCAGAGGGTAATCGATACGGTCGGCTACCATCTCAAGCGTGGTGCTGGCTATCCCTTGAATCTCAAGCAATTGCAGGGCTTGTCCCAGTACGTCTTCGCGTTGCACGGTTTTCTCCTCCGTTTTTCCCAACGGTTTGTTCCGTCTAAAGTGTCGTTTACGGTTGGCGATCGCGCAAATGTGCGCTAAATGCCGCGGCATTCATAAACCCGGTCACGCGAGCCGCGGGCTGCTCCTCGCCCTGTTTATTGAAAAACAGGATGGTGGGCAGGCCGAGCACGTTAAGCTGTTTCAGTAACGCCTTATCCTGCGCGTTGTTCGCGGTGACATTCACCTGAAGCAGCACGGTTTCTTTCAGCGCGCTTTGCACCTGCGGGTCGCTAAAGGTGTATTTCTCGAACTCTTTGCAGGCTACACACCAGTCGGCATACAGATCAAGCATAACGGGCCGGCCATTCGCCTGGGCCAGGGCAGTGTTCAGTTCATCAACGTTCTTAATCTGCGTGAAGTTCAGGTGCGCCTGCGTTTGTGCTGCGGGGGTGCCAAATGCCCAGTCCTGCAATGGACGTACGCTTATCAGTGCGGCGGCCAGCAACAGGATCTGCACCAGGCGCATCCAGGGCTTTGTCGCGCCCAGGCTGGTAATAAACGCCCAGCCAAAGAAAGCCACGCCCAGCATTGCCCACAGGCGCAGGCCCCAAATGTCACCGATGATGCGTTCCAGCAGGAACACCGGCAGCGCCAGGATCACAAAACCAAACGCTGTTTTTACGGTTTCCATCCACGGGCCGCTCTTCGGCAGCAGTCGGTTGCCGAACACCGTCACCAGGATCAGCGGTAAACCCATGCCGAGTGCGTACAGGTAAAGCGTGCCGCCACCCAGCCACAAATTGCCGCTCTGCGCGATGTACAGCAGGATAGCGCTCAGTGGTGCCGTGGTACACGGAGAACAAATCAGCCCGGCAATCGCCCCCATCGCAAACACGCCGCCTGCGGAGCCGCCCTGCTGACGGTTGCTCATCAGCGTTAAGCGGGTTTGCAGCGATGACGGCAGTTGCAGCGTAAACAGGCCAAACATCGACAGTGCCAGCAGGGTAAAGACAACCGACAAGCCGATGAGCACATATGGATGTTGCAGCGCCGCCTGGAACTGGAGCCCGGCGGCGGCGACCACAAGGCCGAGCGCAGTGTAGGTGAGCGCCATTCCCTGCACGTAGATAAAGGCCAGCAGCAGCGCCCGGGCGGTGGACAGACGTTGTTTACCGCCCAGTACAATGCCGGAAATCAGCGGGTACATCGGCAGCACACACGGCGTGAAGGCAATGCCGATACCAATCAGTAAGGCCCAGAGTGCGGAGAACGGAAGCGCAGACCCCGGTTCACTCCCGACGCTCTTCCCGGAAGGTTGAGGAGGAGTGTCTGCGGCCATTTTGACTTCGCTCAGCGGAACGACTTTTGTTTCCGGCGGATAGCAGAAACCGGCGTCCGCGCAGCCCTGATAAGTGACGGTCAATGTGGCGCCTTTATCGGCCTGGTTCACCGTCACCGGCACACTCAGGCGCTGGCGATAAATTTCACTTTTGCCGTAAAACTCGTCTTCGTGCCACTCGCCTTTAGGTAACTGAAGCTGGCCAACGTTCGCCTGTGCAGGGGTAATGCTGACCTGCTTGCGATAGAGGTAATAACCGTCCTTGACCTGCCAGGTCAGATTCAGGTCGTGTTGGTTTTGCTGGAAATCGAAGACGAACGCCTGATCGGCGGGAATAAAGTTAGAGCGGCCGGGTGCATCAAATAACCCGGCAAAAGCTGATGTGCTGCACAGCAGCAGGATCAGCGTAAGGACGCGTTGAGCCATGAGAGATAATCGTTATCGCCGTGTACCACCGGGAGTACCAGCAGTTCCGGGGTTTGGTAAGGATGATGAGACTTGAGACAATCGAGGAGCGCCTGCTGATTCACCGTGTTGGTTTTCAGCAGCATTTGTACTTCGTACTCCTGTTCCAGTTTACCTTCCCAGTAATACAGGGAGGTGGCGCCGGGGAGGAGGGTGACGCAGGCTGCCAGTTTTTCTGCCAGCACTTTGGCGGCAAGATCCTGGGCAGAAGCTTCATCTGGAGCGGTACAAAGCACAACAACAGCGTCTGGTGTATTCACAGGTCGACCTCGTTATCGCGAAAAAAAACACTATACCATGCGAGGGCGCTGCTCATTAATGAATCGGGCCGCATAGCGACCCGATTTTAACTATTTTTACAACCACAATGGGTTTACAGCACGATACCGCCGATGATAAAGCCGAGGATGACGCAAAGCGAAATCGCGACTACGCCCGGGATCAGGAACGCGTGGTTAAACACATATTTACCGATACGGGTAGAGCCGGTGTCGTCCATTTCAACCGCCGCCAGCAGGGTTGGGTAAGTCGGCAGTACGAACAGCGCAGACACCGCCGCAAAAGAGGCAATTGCCGTCAGCGGGGTTACGCCAAGCATCAGTGCCGCCGGCATCAGCGCTTTGGTAGTCGCCGCCTGGGAGTACAGCAGCGTTGCAGCGAAGAACAGCACCACAGCCAGCAGCCACGGGTAGTTATGCAGCAGGTCACCGGCAACGGTCTGGATATCCGAGATATGCGCTTTCACGAAAGTATCACCAAGCCAGGCGACGCCCAGTACGCACACACAGGCGCTCATACCGGACTTAAAGGTGCTGGCGTTCAGCACTTCGCTAGTGTCGATTTTACAGGTGATGCTAATCAGTGCGGCGATGGTCAACATGAACACCACAATCGCTTCGTTACGTGGCAGAACTGGGTTTTGAATCAGCCCTACGGTATCGCTGATGGCGGTAGCGTAGAACATGACTGCCACAATGCCGATCAGGAACAGCAGCACAGAGCGTTTCGCGTGGGGTTTCAGCTCGAAGACCTGGCTGCCGCGCAGTTTCACTTCTCCTTTTGCCAGCCGCTCCTGGTAGACCGGATCGTCTTTCAGGTCAGCACCGAGGAAGTTACACAGCACGGCGGTGATCATCACCGCAATCAGCGTGACCGGAATACAGATCCCCAGCAGTGTCAGGTAGCTCACGCCCATTGGCTCCAGGATGCCCGCAAAGAAGACCACGGCAGCGGAAATCGGTGAAGCGGTGATGGCAATCTGGGACGCCACCACAGCGATGGAGAGCGGACGAGACGGGCGAATGCCTTGCTCTTTCGCCACTTCAGTAATGACCGGCAGCGTGGAGAACGCCGTGTGGCCAGTCCCGGCGAGAATGGTCATAAACCATGTCACCAGTGGTGCAAGGAAGGTAATGTATTTTGGATGGCGGCGCAGCATACGCTCCGCCAGGCTCACCAGGTAGTCCATACCACCCGCCACCTGCATGGCAGC encodes:
- a CDS encoding DUF2357 domain-containing protein, producing the protein MKIKVSILGGKRQGDAFELKLIDEKINSSLFILEDEAIEIAFTSENYYEKISLLLYENEVEPTLIERVGELWTYRWLPKRLGRFSYECFFHNYYGIAELVLEAQYGERTELFSFQSIEVLAKKLNAERVDKMLNYIAKIDSNALCAFFRVTRRKAGFKNGDTPAEILLEQIESIVEITTTLIRKIIQRPISKLTSREKYVYPSDNTNIDDLTLSWLCSNTDELFETDSYESAILEFNDELYGARKLIEHQAVEDSDVYENQVLHGFVMTLIQTTSSLLSGFKNPDKYPNRINGSPLGYVSFFSQIQKFQKSINGRKILKCKSILSDLHSLKRIMAEVMPAKKHIIGVPTFTMKAKKDPLYLSVFKKIVDWYRFGKPDWSVQEELLSIQSIPKLFEYYSLFYIREILGQHIGSKSAPEPVNESISFVFNLRKGATLKLLYEPKYWMATHPMADLRGLVNSEGWTTYNGMVTHRSSSGRFSNRSPDFVIHISNGNGIDKYLILDAKYTSTDKAFLHYLPELTLKYLHGLHSISDANSSIIGLIILNPDEKLLIRDFHNSSFDIYSDRPAMPFLLCATISPGEEYISNNCFQHSLLKMVTLMEQRVNTEGQGRYLMNVLSA
- a CDS encoding UvrD-helicase domain-containing protein, which gives rise to MTWKTTAEQNAIIEWKGNHLVVNAFAGTGKTSTLVSYAEANPESKMLYLAYNRAVRDEAERKFPYNVECKTSHQLAWARFGKHFRDRLTASLRITDVARKLNTRHWALARLALSGLNMFLCSADPEPGLIHLPSEDDRHGLDAGKILGAIQILWYEMSRTDSVFPVTHDTYLKLFQLSHPDLSKRWDTILFDEAQDANPVTSAFVLNQPCRVILVGDRYQQIYRFRGADNALRAPQLVQADRLWLTASFRFGPEVARMANILLERAGEEKRVTGNGGQDAVVSSLPAGAEHIAVLSRTVSGVIGSALTASLMEKNVFWVGGIEGYKTEELENLYWFSADMPEKMQSPRLSRDYRDFDEYCSIAKATQDVEMNQAIRLLDDFFPLPQKLAIMRRQVVTHEKDAQVTVSTAHRSKGLEWPVVMLSEDFTDITDPLLSQDERQDETNLLYVAVTRARRTLVLNELMRWLSDEGGKNRETTHETVPSGNGESADRHEETGKTSESE
- a CDS encoding TraI domain-containing protein, which gives rise to MRDRIRTLRFLFSKGEPEPAHHVSAVTPAGYHTPRTVDTLCCSPLRKTCLQQIWENSSLPADVYHRFYITPLHGLLARVQNVPATQQGRWSQSDGFGDLTLQFTTCAVRLAKGYMFPPGAAPEEQAEQNVMWNAVIFWSALFWHLPLLASLEGELLDGKSWLPGITVPDSPYRFRFREADNSSAFAALAAGQLVPAEATGWLAENPEALGNLTGALWNQHPAMPLIRSLMKQAAEKVESPSLEVSGANEKVNTLIEPALSVTQTPSDQEIESEPSVEAKLKTASPEVPDLQGIQLASSIAPVPMADDSNLVSNEKAGEITECDPNETEKADTEMLLSLFSAIAEPDMTGTEACDEEPSISTRAESVPEFSPLNELSPEADKPEINQTVAEDSFPERAVEDNIPLHSINIDAQKTVIKKQTGTEFVRWLSEGLKSKRIDINQPDSRAHAVAGFIFLRVPDIFYLYIRESGAELSRDSIQIEFEKLHIHRVRRGERFIKAKLYHSPGKEGTFKPVSGYLVKTTHLFRGASSPEDSGLLSFL
- a CDS encoding site-specific integrase, encoding MSDKNHYTTWEELLEEYFFARNLRAATEWSYAKVVKGFLKFTGADITPSMVTHHEVLRWRRHVLREKQQSAQTWNNKIAHLRALYNYAMESGLLPAGKNPFNNCTVQRDRKKKRTLNRSQLTRLYLIMQQAEIESNRKIFARGGRSALYPAWFWITVLDTLRYTGMRQNQLLHIQLRDVNLTEGYIDLRLEGSKTHREWRVPVVKQLRLRLQLLLTRATEAGAGPKDNLFDVSFYIAGKKAKFDRNDVTVMHQKIRSFFRRLSKECGFAVSPHRFRHTLATELMKAPERNLQLVKDLLGHRSVSTTMEYVELNMDIVGKTLEEELSLHTDLCVERELQLLTQN
- a CDS encoding AraC family transcriptional regulator, yielding MANDWLELRQHSDTGIETIKAHFEGHAFDPHWHDSYLVGITLAGTQQFHCRRERHRSRPGDAFLLEPGEIHDGDAPIEGGFTYLTFYLDEQWLTNTLHGLYDTVPGSYSLHFAQTLTREPQLVRSIGETFTALHSDEMKIVQQSTMDGLLAQITSHCHWRKRLPSQLQSAAVAHRARDYLYAHIGDNIGLSDLARETGTDRFTLTRCFKREFHLAPHAWLIQLRLAKARQCLARGEQPVDVAAALGFADQSHLGRWFQRAYRISPAHYRRLCTNLPDVSRK
- a CDS encoding LysE family translocator, with the protein product MSLIPFLLFAFVASITPGPTNILVLTNSQHFGVKNTVPAILGGCIAASAIVLISGAGAGEVLRQYPLIRQVMSWAGVLWLSWMSWQLFSAPAANLSSKSPNRFTAQAAALLQVVNPKTWMMALAVVSLFSPASDNALRDIALMALWFLIISIACLLCWAWLGKAVNRIFRTTVAMVRFQRLMAVCLFVSAWAGILA